In one window of Armatimonadota bacterium DNA:
- a CDS encoding alcohol dehydrogenase catalytic domain-containing protein, giving the protein MNTMQAAVLHDFDDLVLEEVPIPRAERFGEVVVGIKSCGVCATDYKAIKGIRRNIKFPCIVGHEPSGVVAEVGPGAQHFKVGDEVIVQPLGHCGFCRHCRAGNEHYCENAFVTGGDGPQDVWPGAFAEYMLTKESCLFHKPPAVSFDAAAVTEPLAGAWKGVVQYSELKLGEDIVVIGVGSIGLLCMMVAKAAGAARVIAVDTSDYALRRASALGATHVVNPAREDARERVYEIIPAGPDVIVEAAGPIEAVRLMVELRRRGTRWNVFGITTHEEFCLDGGLTHFLEGRMDASFGTTPVAMAQAIRLMETQLIDTEEVISHRFPLSGIHEALEVMASPEHNKIIINP; this is encoded by the coding sequence ATGAACACGATGCAGGCCGCGGTGCTTCACGATTTCGACGATCTGGTGCTGGAGGAAGTACCGATACCCCGCGCCGAGCGATTCGGTGAAGTTGTCGTCGGCATCAAGTCGTGCGGGGTATGCGCGACCGACTACAAGGCGATCAAGGGCATTCGCCGCAATATCAAGTTCCCCTGTATCGTCGGGCATGAGCCGAGTGGAGTCGTCGCCGAGGTCGGCCCCGGGGCGCAGCACTTCAAGGTCGGCGACGAGGTCATCGTCCAGCCATTGGGGCACTGCGGTTTCTGCCGGCACTGTCGGGCGGGCAACGAGCACTACTGTGAGAACGCGTTTGTCACCGGCGGCGACGGCCCGCAGGATGTGTGGCCCGGGGCTTTCGCGGAGTACATGTTGACCAAGGAGAGCTGTTTGTTTCACAAGCCGCCCGCCGTTTCGTTCGACGCGGCGGCGGTCACGGAACCTCTCGCCGGCGCCTGGAAGGGCGTGGTTCAGTACAGCGAGTTGAAGCTGGGCGAGGACATCGTCGTCATCGGGGTGGGCAGCATTGGATTGCTGTGCATGATGGTAGCGAAGGCGGCAGGAGCGGCGCGCGTGATCGCAGTCGATACCAGCGATTACGCGCTCCGCAGGGCGTCGGCACTGGGCGCGACCCATGTCGTCAACCCGGCCCGCGAGGACGCCCGAGAGCGCGTCTATGAGATCATCCCCGCCGGGCCGGATGTGATCGTCGAGGCGGCGGGGCCGATTGAGGCGGTGCGACTGATGGTGGAACTGCGCCGGCGCGGCACCCGGTGGAATGTCTTTGGCATTACGACGCACGAAGAGTTTTGCCTGGATGGCGGCCTGACCCACTTTCTCGAAGGGCGCATGGACGCGAGCTTCGGCACCACGCCGGTGGCCATGGCGCAGGCGATTCGCCTCATGGAGACGCAGCTCATCGATACCGAAGAGGTCATTTCGCATCGGTTCCCATTGTCGGGCATCCACGAAGCGCTCGAGGTCATGGCGTCGCCGGAACACAACAAGATCATCATCAATCCATGA
- a CDS encoding nodulation protein NfeD has product TLATASAVPRDMPMTLLERLLHMIADPNLAYIFLTVGMIGIIAEIYNPGALYPGIIGAISMLLGLTSLGMLPTGWAGVALLLLAMGLFVAEVFVEGFGILGAGAAVSFILGSLLLFVPVSPVSPAAPVVQVSPWLVGGMSAVLIAAIVLLFRVRMAMWRKPPAFGAEALAGREGVALSRLDPFGTVRLDSEVWRAEVRNGPIKRGEKVRVVKLEGVTLLVECVERDREEKEVPGQ; this is encoded by the coding sequence CACCCTCGCCACCGCGAGCGCGGTTCCCCGCGACATGCCGATGACGCTCCTGGAGCGGCTGCTGCATATGATCGCGGACCCGAACCTCGCCTACATCTTCCTGACCGTGGGCATGATCGGCATCATCGCTGAGATCTACAACCCAGGCGCGTTGTATCCAGGCATTATTGGCGCGATTTCCATGCTGCTTGGCCTGACGTCGCTGGGGATGCTGCCGACGGGTTGGGCGGGCGTGGCCCTGCTGTTACTTGCGATGGGGCTGTTCGTCGCCGAGGTGTTCGTCGAGGGCTTCGGGATTCTCGGAGCGGGGGCGGCGGTCTCGTTCATCCTGGGGTCGCTGCTCCTGTTCGTGCCGGTGTCGCCGGTGTCGCCGGCGGCGCCAGTGGTGCAGGTGAGCCCGTGGTTGGTGGGTGGGATGTCGGCCGTGCTGATCGCGGCCATCGTGCTGCTCTTCCGCGTGCGCATGGCGATGTGGCGCAAGCCGCCTGCGTTCGGCGCGGAGGCTCTCGCGGGTCGCGAGGGCGTAGCGCTGTCCAGGCTCGATCCGTTCGGCACCGTCCGGCTCGATTCCGAGGTGTGGCGGGCCGAAGTGCGCAACGGCCCCATCAAGCGCGGCGAGAAAGTCCGCGTGGTGAAGCTGGAGGGCGTCACCCTTCTGGTCGAGTGCGTCGAACGCGACCGGGAAGAGAAGGAAGTCCCCGGACAGTGA